The Doryrhamphus excisus isolate RoL2022-K1 chromosome 1, RoL_Dexc_1.0, whole genome shotgun sequence genome includes a window with the following:
- the LOC131098360 gene encoding histone PARylation factor 1 isoform X2, protein MTGRAKRKLKSMQSGKGNGEVKKPRADDPEATSTSKVSPQQRDEMLQLYKLHMPEDLYHFWDLCKELCPDNPCGALKDTLGLQLVGPFEILAGAHRNCKNPSPNFHLHWRYFYDPPEFQTILQGSEESQHHIGYYRDIPDSLPCFIGENEAKSGCTIRQMGDNVFAAVHLFLLRKKNEKGSQKSGDFDSLEAKLRERSATLNLSLEQKTKGMKQRDKKVVTKTFHGAGIVVPVDKNDVGYRELPETDAALKKICKAITDAQNDEERIKAFKPIQEIVTFVQFANDECDYGMGYELGVDLFCFGSHYFHKVVKQLLPMAYNLLKRNLFGEILEAHLINRSHDNLDQLSSC, encoded by the exons ATGACAGGGCGCGCGAAAAGAAAGCTCAAATCCATGCAG TCTGGGAAAGGTAACGGAGAGGTGAAGAAACCTCGTGCTGATGACCCCGAAGCTACGTCCACATCCAAAGTGTCTCCACAGCAACGTGATGAGATGCTGCAGCTCTACAAGCTACACATGCCTGAAGACCTCTACCATTTCTGGGACTTGTGTAAGGAGCTTTGTCCCGATAACCCCTGTG gTGCGCTGAAAGACACACTTGGTTTACAGCTGGTTGGGCCTTTTGAAATTCTGGCTGGAGCTCACAGAAACTGCAAGAACCCCTCTCCGAACTTCCACCTTCACTGGAGGTATTTCTACGACCCACCAGAGTTCCAGACCATACTGCAGGGCAGTGAGGAAAGCCAGCATCATATCGGCTACTACAG AGATATTCCAGACTCCCTCCCTTGCTTCATTGGGGAGAATGAAGCCAAGAGCGGCTGCACTATAAGACAGATGGGCGATAATGTCTTTGCTGCAGTTCA CCTGTTTCTGTTGAGGAAGAAGAACGAGAAGGGCAGTCAGAAATCAGGGGATTTTGATAGCCTGGAGGCAAAGCTGAGAGAGCGATCAGCGACTCTGAACCTCTCCCTAGAACAGAAGACCAAAGGAATGAAGCAGCGGGACAAGAAG GTGGTCACCAAAACATTCCATGGTGCTGGCATTGTTGTGCCTGTAGACAAGAATGATGTGGGATACCGAGAACTGCCAGAAACTGATG CTGCTCTGAAAAAGATCTGCAAGGCCATCACTGATGCCCAGAATGACGAAGAGCGCATTAAAGCTTTTAAACCCATCCAAGAGATTGTCACTTTTGTTCAATTTGCCAATGATGAATGTGACTACGGCATGGGCTACGAACTAGGAGTGGACCTCTTCTGTTTCGGCTCACAT TATTTCCACAAGGTTGTCAAGCAACTTCTGCCCATGGCCTACAACTTACTGAAAAGGAACTTGTTTGGAGAGATTTTGGAGGCGCACCTCATCAACCGTAGCCATGACAACCTGGACCAGCTCTCCTCTTGTTAA
- the LOC131098360 gene encoding histone PARylation factor 1 isoform X1 produces the protein MTGRAKRKLKSMQQSGKGNGEVKKPRADDPEATSTSKVSPQQRDEMLQLYKLHMPEDLYHFWDLCKELCPDNPCGALKDTLGLQLVGPFEILAGAHRNCKNPSPNFHLHWRYFYDPPEFQTILQGSEESQHHIGYYRDIPDSLPCFIGENEAKSGCTIRQMGDNVFAAVHLFLLRKKNEKGSQKSGDFDSLEAKLRERSATLNLSLEQKTKGMKQRDKKVVTKTFHGAGIVVPVDKNDVGYRELPETDAALKKICKAITDAQNDEERIKAFKPIQEIVTFVQFANDECDYGMGYELGVDLFCFGSHYFHKVVKQLLPMAYNLLKRNLFGEILEAHLINRSHDNLDQLSSC, from the exons ATGACAGGGCGCGCGAAAAGAAAGCTCAAATCCATGCAG CAGTCTGGGAAAGGTAACGGAGAGGTGAAGAAACCTCGTGCTGATGACCCCGAAGCTACGTCCACATCCAAAGTGTCTCCACAGCAACGTGATGAGATGCTGCAGCTCTACAAGCTACACATGCCTGAAGACCTCTACCATTTCTGGGACTTGTGTAAGGAGCTTTGTCCCGATAACCCCTGTG gTGCGCTGAAAGACACACTTGGTTTACAGCTGGTTGGGCCTTTTGAAATTCTGGCTGGAGCTCACAGAAACTGCAAGAACCCCTCTCCGAACTTCCACCTTCACTGGAGGTATTTCTACGACCCACCAGAGTTCCAGACCATACTGCAGGGCAGTGAGGAAAGCCAGCATCATATCGGCTACTACAG AGATATTCCAGACTCCCTCCCTTGCTTCATTGGGGAGAATGAAGCCAAGAGCGGCTGCACTATAAGACAGATGGGCGATAATGTCTTTGCTGCAGTTCA CCTGTTTCTGTTGAGGAAGAAGAACGAGAAGGGCAGTCAGAAATCAGGGGATTTTGATAGCCTGGAGGCAAAGCTGAGAGAGCGATCAGCGACTCTGAACCTCTCCCTAGAACAGAAGACCAAAGGAATGAAGCAGCGGGACAAGAAG GTGGTCACCAAAACATTCCATGGTGCTGGCATTGTTGTGCCTGTAGACAAGAATGATGTGGGATACCGAGAACTGCCAGAAACTGATG CTGCTCTGAAAAAGATCTGCAAGGCCATCACTGATGCCCAGAATGACGAAGAGCGCATTAAAGCTTTTAAACCCATCCAAGAGATTGTCACTTTTGTTCAATTTGCCAATGATGAATGTGACTACGGCATGGGCTACGAACTAGGAGTGGACCTCTTCTGTTTCGGCTCACAT TATTTCCACAAGGTTGTCAAGCAACTTCTGCCCATGGCCTACAACTTACTGAAAAGGAACTTGTTTGGAGAGATTTTGGAGGCGCACCTCATCAACCGTAGCCATGACAACCTGGACCAGCTCTCCTCTTGTTAA